The genomic DNA AGGGATGGCCCGCCCGCATCGCCACGCCCAGCTCGCTGTCCGCCTTGAATCCGCCGATGCCGGGCGCGTTGCCGGCACGCGGGTCGAAGACGATGAAGGGACGCTTGAGCGGATCGATCTCGACGCCTTCCGGCGGCAGGACGCGCACCAGCCCGTAATTCACCGGGCGTTCCAGCTTGCGCCCATCCATCACCAGTTCGGCGTCATAGCGGAGCACGTTCGGCGCCCGCTGCGCCATGTGCTCATGATACTGGTTGCCGCGCTGCCGCAGCACATCCAGGAAGAGGATCCCGCGCTGCCAGGCATCGACCGCGTAGGACACGCCCTGCGCCCAGGGATTGACCGATGGGTCGAACAGTGGGGCCATCAGGGGAGCGGGACCGGCCGCGGGCGATCCGGAGGCGAGGCGCGCTTCGCCGTCCTTCGTGTCATGCGGTGCCATGACAGGGTCCTCCAAGCTTTTCTGCGCCGCAGCATTACGCTTCGGCCAGTCCGCGTGAAGCCGTAAACCACCCGCCGCGCAGCAAGAACAGGCGAGGATGGCGGGCGCAGCCAGGGCCGGCCCAACGCCCGAAGGCGTCAGGTCATTGTTCCGGAAGCCGTTTCCGCCATGGGAATGCCGCCGCCCCACGACCCCGCGTCACGCCGGAGCCGCGTCCCCCGAAGGCCGGGCGGAGGTCCCTTTCCCCCCGTTCAGCCGGGCTCGCGCGGCCTGTCGCTGAGGGCCGGCGCCGCCCGCTGCCCGGCCAGCCCCGTGCCGGCGCCCAGGCGGATGCTGCCATCGGCCTGCGGCACGGCGAGGGGCGCGATCTGGACGGCCGCCCCGGCGGTGGTCAGGCCGATGGCGCGGGCGCCCTGGTTGCTGAGGTCGATCAGCCGGTCGCTGCCCTGCGGCGCCACGTCGCGCACCTGCACCATGGTGATGCGGCCGTTCTCCAGGTTCTTGACCCGCAGTGTGGAGCCGAGGGGCAGGACGCTGCTGGCGGCGATATAGTCCGAAGGGTCATAGGGCATGCCGTTGGCCATCGGCTCCCCGGCGATGCGGAAGGTGATCAGCCCGGCGGTGCCCTGGCGCAACTCGCCGGAACGATCCTCGCCCGGATGGCCCATGGGCGGCCGGACGGTGGGGCGCGTGAGCTCCACCACCGAGCCGTCGTTCGCCGCCACGGCGACGGGCGAGGCCGCGAAAACCCCGGGCGGGGCCGGCAGGACCAGGGTCCCGAGCGCCAGCGTTCCGAGACACAGACCCAGAAACGCCCGATTCCACGTCGCCAGCATGGGGTTCGACCTCCAACTCGCCGATTATAGCGGATGACGCGGCCAATCGGGTGATTCGTTGCGCGAAGTTTTCGCTTCAAGCCTTTGGGAGCACAGTGATAGTGGCGCCCCCGCAACGCTTTGGCCGTGGCGGCGGCACAATCCCGGGGGGCGGGTCCGCGCAAGGGGAATGGCACCCCGCGATGCCATCGCGGACGGTCCGAGTCGGCTTGGCCATGGCCCGGCCGCAAACGGCGGGCGTGCCCCCCGGGGCCAGCCCTTTCGCCCCGCCCGTCAGCCGGGCGTTTCCTCCCGGATCAGGGCCCGCTGCCCGCCACTCAGCCGCAACAGCGCCTCGGCACCCGTCTCGAAGACATGGCTGGGGCTGCCGGCGGCGGCCCAGAGGCGCGGCAGGCGGAACAGGTCCTCGTCCAGCAGCACCAGCGGCGGGGTCAGATGCCCGACCGGGGAAACGCCGCCGATGGCGAAGCCCGTCACCTCCCGCACCCAACGCCCCTTGGCCGGCTCGACGCGCAGCCCGATCGCGGCCTCGACCTTCACGGGATCGACGCGGTTGGCGCCGGAGGCGATCACCAGCACCGGCCGCTCCCCGGCGCGGAAGACGATAGACTTGGCGATCTGCGCCACGTCGCAGCCCACCGCCGCCGCGGCCTCGGTGGCGCTGCGCGTGCCCTCGGGAAAGCCGCGGATCGTGTCCGGATGCCCGGCGGCGAGCAGGGCCTGCCGCACCCGTTCCACCGAGCCGCCCGCCTCCGCCGCCTGCGCACCCTGGTTGTCCCGCTGGCTGTCCCGCTGGCTCATGCCTGCCATCTTTCCCGTCATCGCCTGTCGCAGCGCGGGGCTGGATAGACCATCTTGCGCGGGTACGGGACACCCCCCGGCCCCGACCCCCGCCTGCCTGACCTCCGGACCCGCCCCGCTTGCCCGAAATCCTCGCCGCCGCCCGTCCCGCCGTCCCACCCGGTTCCGCCCCGGATGCCGAGCCGCTGGCCCTCTATGTCCACTGGCCCTTCTGCCTGGCCAAGTGCCCCTATTGCGACTTCAACTCCCATGTGCGGGACCGGGTGGACGCGGCGCGCTTCGGCCGTGCCCTGCGCGCGGAGCTGGCGGGCGAGGCGGCGCGCAGCGGGCGGCGGCGGCTGCTCTCGGTCTTCTTCGGCGGCGGCACGCCCTCGCTGATGCCGCCGGATCTGGTGGCCGGCATCCTGGAGGATGCCCGCCGCCTCTTCGATGCCCCGCCGGAGCTGGAGGTGACGCTGGAGGCCAACCCGACCTCGGTGGAGGCCGCGAAGCTCCGCGCCTTCCGCGAGGCCGGGGTGAACCGCCTGTCCCTCGGCGTGCAGTCGCTGGAGGAGGAATCCCTCCGCTTCCTGGGCCGCCAGCATTCGGCCGGCGAGGCGGTGGCGGCGCTGGAACAGGCCCGCGCCACCTTCCCGCGCCTCTCCTTCGACCTGATCTATGCCCGCCCCGGCCAGTCCGAGGCCTCCTGGCGCGCCGAGCTGCGGCGCGCCCTGGCGCTGGCCGCCGACCATCTCTCGCTCTACCAGCTCACCATCGAGCCGGGCACGCGCTTCGCCACGGAACATGCCCGCGGCGCCTTCGCCCTGCCGGCGGATGACGACGCGGCCGCGATGTACACCGCCACGGCGGAGGAGGCCGCGCGCTTCGGCCTTCTGCCCTACGAGGTCTCGAACTACGCGAAGCCGGGGGCGGAAAGCCGGCACAACCTCGCCTACTGGCGCTATGGCGACTATCTCGGCATCGGCGCCGGGGCGCACCAGCGGCTGGAACTCGGCGGCGTCCTCCTCGCCGCCCGCCGCCACCGCGCCCCGGAATCCTGGCTCTCCCTGGTGGAGCGCGAGGGCCATGCCCGGGTGGAGGAAACAGCCCTGGCGCCGGAGGAACGGGGGCGGGAGGCGCTGCTGATGGGCCTGCGCCTCGCCGAAGGCATCGACCCCGCCCGCGTCGAACGCCGCAGCGGCCGGCCCTTCGCCGATCTGGTGGAGCCGGCGGTGCTGGAAGCCTGCCTGGAGGAAGACTACCTCCGCTGGTCGCCCGAGGGCCGGCTGATCGCCACCACCGAGGGTCGCCTGCGCCTCGACGCCATGCTGCCCGCCCTGCTGCGCTGAGGGGCCCGCGTCCCGACCCAGCCCCGCCCGCCGCGCAGCCTACCCCTCGAAGCGGCTCCCGGCATCGCGGTCGCGCTCGTACCGCCGCGCGAGCGGAAACGGCGGCAGCCAGGATTCGCGCCGGATGATCCAGCTCTCATAGGTCGGGGTGAACCGATCGGGCGCATCCAGGCTCCCCAGATTCAACTCCACCTCATCTCCGCTGCGCCCGAAGACGGTCGAGCCGCAGCGCGGACAGAAGAACCGCCCGGCATAGTCGCGCGTCTCGCCCTCCACCGTCACCGCATCCCCGGGGAAGATCGCGGAGGCGTGGAACAGCGCCCCATGATGCTTGCGGCAATCGAGACAGTGGCAGAGGCCGACCCGGTAGGGCGCCCCCGATGCCACGATCCGCACCCTGCCGCACAGGCAACCGCCCGTGACGCGATCCATGCTGCGTCTCCCCCCGACATCAGGCGGCTGGAATGCTGGCAGCGAACCTCGTCCACTGTCCATGAGAACGGCGGCGGTTCCCACCGGCCGCCCCGCCCCCGCAGCGGTCCGGACGCTCCCCGGGGATCAGGGCAGGCGCCGGAGCTGTTCCGCCAGGGGCGCGCGCCAGGGCGCATCGGGCGGGGCGGAATCGAGCAGCGCCTGCCAGATGGCCTTGCCCTGCGCCACCTCCCCTTGCCGGATGGCGATGGCGCCGAGGAGATAGCGCAGCCGCACATCGGCCGGCCGTTCCGCCAGGGCGCGCTGCAACAGGGCCGTGGCCTCGGCGGGGCGGTCGAGCTCGGCCAGCAGCTCCGCCGTGTCGCCGGCGAGGTCGGGGTCGAAACGCGCCGCCAGGGCCTTCTGCCAGGCCTGCGCGGCTTCGGGCAGATGACCGCGGGACCGTTCGGCATTGCCGAGCAGCAGCCAGCCCTGCCGGGTCGCGGGATTGGCCGGGTCCAGCGATTCCACGCGGGCGCGGAGCTGGCCAAGCAGCGCCTCCTCCCGCGCATTGCTCTCGGTGCGCTCGGTCAGGGTGGCCGATGGCAGGCCCGGCTGGCCATGCCAGAGATAGAGCCCGAGCCCGAGGGCCGGGATCAGGAACAGCGCTGCCCAGAGCACGGGCTGGCCGGACCCCTGCCGCAGCACCGCCTCCGCCGGGGCGGCGAGGATGCGGCGCTGCAACTCCAGCAGGGCGGTGGCGTGGCTGCCCTGGTCGAGCCGCCCCTCCGCGAGCTGCCCGTCGAGTTCGGCGCGCTGGGCCTGGTAGAGCGCCAAGTCGGCCTCGCGCCGGCCGCGCGGCGCAGCGGGGCGCCAGAGGGTAAAGAGGAAGGGCGACAGGCAAAGCAGCGCGGCGATGCCGAACAGGGCCCAGCTCATGCGGCGCCTCCCTTCCCGGCGGCCGGACGTGCCTCGCCCTCGATCTCGGCGAGGCGCCGCCGTTCCGCCTCCGTCAGCGCCGTGGCGGGGGCCGGGCGCCGCCGGCGCAGCAGCAGCACCGTGCCCGCCCCCAGTATCAGGGCCAGGGCGGGCGTGGCCCAGAGCAGGAGGGTGGCGGCATTCACGGGCGGCCGCAGCAGCACGAAATCGCCGTAGCGGTCGTGCAGGAAGCGCACGATCTCCTCGTCGCTGCGCCCGGCGGCGACCTGCTCGCGCACGATGCGGCGAAGCTGGTGGGCGAGGTCGGCGTCGCTGTCCTCGATGGACTGGTTCTGGCAGACCATGCAGCGCAGCTCGCGCCCGATCTCGCGCGCCCGCTCCTCCTGCGCCGGGTCGGGCAGCAGATCCTCCGGCCGGTCGATCGCCCAAGCGGGAGACAAGGCCAGGGAAAGCAGCGCCGCCAGCAGCGGCAGCACGGGAAGAAGCCGCCGCATCATGCGTAGCGCCGCAGCAGGGGGCGGAGATCCTGCTCCACCACCTCCGGCGTCACCGGCCCGGCCCAGCGCCAGCGGATGATGCCCTGCCGGTCCACGAAATAGGTCTCGGGCACGCCATAGACGCCCCATTCGATCCCCACCCGCCCCGTGGCATCGGCGCCGAGCCGCGCGAAGGGATTGCCGCGCCGCTCCAGGAAGGCGCGGGCCTCCGGCGCCTTGTCCTTGTAGCTGACGCCATAGACCGGCACCCCCTCGCGGGCGAGCTGCATGAGCTGCGGATGCTCGATGGTGCAGGGCACGCACCAGGAGGCCCAGAAATTCACCAGCACCGGCCGCTCCATGCCGCGCAGCGCGGCCACGTCCAGCGGCGGGATCTCGCCCATCCCCTCCACCGGGCCGAGCGGCATGGCGGGCACCGGCCTGCCGATCAGGGCGGAGGGCACGCCGGTCGGGTCATAGGAACCGTCTCGCAGCCCCCGCAGCATCCCCCAGAAGCCCAGCCCCGCCGCGGCGGTGAGGCCCAGCGGCACGGCCAGCAGGGCACGGCGGTGCCAGTCAGGGCGCTTCGGGTCCGGCTGCTCCGCCACCTCGCTGCGCGTGCTTCCCGTGAAACGCGCCCCCTCCGCGCCGGGTCCGGTCTGCCCGCTCACGCGATGGCCTCCTTGTCCGCCGCGACGGGCTTCCGGGCAGGCGCGGCAACACGTGCCCGCCGGTCGGAGAGCGACAGCGCCCCGCCCAGCGCCATCACCACGGCCCCGAACCAGATCCAGGGCGCCAGCGTGTTGTGGTGCAGACGCAGCACCACGCGGCCCATGCCTTCCTCGCCCATCACGGCATAGAGGTCGGTCACCGCATTGGTGCGGATTGCCGCCTCCCCCGTCGTGGTCTGGGCCAGTGGGAAGAAGCGGCGCTGCGGCGTCAGGATGGTGACCGTCCTGCCGTCGCGCAGCACCTCCAGCCGCGCCTCCCGCGCCGTCCAGTTCGGCCCCGTGACGTCGCGCAGCGCATCGAGCCGCCATTCATAGCCCGCGAAATCCGTGGAGCCGCCGGGCTTCAGCGCCACCAGCCTGTCGGTGGCGAGCCCCATCCCCGCCAGCCCGGCCAGGGTCACGCCCAGCCCGGCATGGGCCAGCGCGGCGCCCCAGGCGGCGCGCGGCAGGCGCGCGGCCCGGGCCAGCGCGCCGCCGGGGCGGGAGAAGAGCGCGACGCGCCCGGCGAGATCGGCACAGGCCCCCAGGACCAGCCAGGCGGCCCCGGCGAAGCCGATGGCGGGGCCGATCCGCTCCCCCGCGACCCAGAGCGTCACCAGGAAGGCCCCCAGGGCGCAGAGCGCCGCCCACCAGAGGCGCTCCACCACCGGCCAGGCCCGCGCCCGCTTCCAGGCCAGCACCGGCCCGGCGGCGGTGGCCGCCACCAGCGGCACCACCAGCGGCAGCAGGGCGGTGTTGAAGAAGGGCGGCCCGACCGAGATCTTCGCGTGCAGCACGAGGTCGGCGAACATCGGATAGAGCGTGCCGACCAGCACCACCGCGGTGATCGAGCAGAGCAGCAGGTTGTTCAGCACCAGCGCCCCCTCCCGCGACAGCGGCGCGAAGCGCCCGGCGGGCGCCATGGCCGGCGCGCGGAAGGCGAAGAGCGCCAGCGCCCCGCCGAGATAGAGCGCCAGCAGCACCAGGATGAAGACGCCGCGCTGCGGGTCGCTGGCGAAGGCATGCACGCTGTTCAGCACGCCCGACCGCACCAGGAAGGTGCCCAGCAGCGACATGCCGAAGCCCAGGATCGCCAGCAGCACGGCCCAGATCTTCAGCGCCTCGCGCTTCTCCACCACCACGGCGGTGTGCAGCAGCGCGGTGCCGGCCAGCCAGGGCAGCAGCGAGGCGTTCTCCACCGGGTCCCAGAACCAGAACCCGCCCCAGCCCAGCGTGTAGTAGGCCCACCAGGAACCCAGCGCGATGCCGAGCGTCAGGAAGCTCCAGGCCGCGAGCGCCCAGGGCCGCACCCAGCGCCCCCAGGCGGCATCCACCCGCCCCTCGATCAGCGCCGCCACGGCGAAGGCGAAGGTGACGGCGAAGCCGACATAGCCCGCGTAGAGGATCGGCGGATGGAAGGCGAGGCCCGGGTCCTGCAGCACCGGGTTCAGCCCCTGCCCGTCCATCGGCGCCGGCCAGACCCGGGTGAAGGGGTTGGAGGTGGCCAGGATGAAAAGCAGGAAGCCCGCGCTGATCATGCCCAGCACCGCCAGCACCCGCGCCCGCAGCGCCCCCGGCAGGTCGCCACCGAAGACCGCCACCGCCCCGGAACAGAGGCCCAGGATCAGCACCCAGAGCACCATGGAACCCTCGTGGTTCCCCCAGGCACCGGAGAGCTTGTAGAGCATCGGCTTGGCCGAATGGCTGTTCTGCACCACCGCCAGCACCGAGGTGTCGTTGCTGGCGAAGCACCACAGCAGCGCGCCGAAGGCGGCCGCCACCGCCAGCAGCCCCGACAGCGCCAGGCCCGGCGCGGCGGCGATCAGCCGTGCCTCCCCCCTCTGCGCCCCCCAGAGCGGCAGCACCGACTGGGCGAGGGCGATCGCACAGGCCAGGGCCAGGGCGAAGTGTCCGAGTTCGGCGGTCATGGCATTCCCTGGCCGGGGCTTTGGCGTGGCGCGGCGTGGCGGCCCCCGGGGGAGAGGCGCCGCCTCTCCCGCCGGACCCCCACTCCGCCGGGGACCGAGGCCGGTCCCCGGACCCCGGGCTTTCGTTGGTGCTGGTGGTCGCCGTCAGCCCGACGCCCGATCCCTGAGATCTGGCGGATCAGTGGGGCTCCCGAACAAGAAAAACGCCCTGCCCACGCTCGTGGCGCCCGAAGTCGCCGGAGAGCGATGCTCTCCGGCGCGACCCGGCCGACAGCAAGGACCAGCGAACCGGGTCCAGGGCCCGCAGGGTCCTGGCGGATAAGGGGGCGCGGGGGAAAAGGCGGGGCCTTGTCCCCCGGGGACAGCGGCCCGATGACCACCATGCGCCTACCCGCCACGCTTCACGGGGCTGGCGGACAGCGTGTTCCAGGACGCCGCCGGGGGTGGGTCGCCCTTCTTCGGGTCCCAGTGGCCGGAGCGTTTCAGCGCATCCGCCACCTCGGGCGGCATGTAGCTCTCATCGTGCTTGGCCAGGACCTCGCTGGCCAGGAAGCTGCCATCGGGCTGCAACCTGCCCAGGGTGACGACCCCCTGCCCTTCGCGGAACAGGTCCGGCAGCACCCCGGCAAAGCGGACGGCCACCGTGTGCTGCCCATCGGTCACGCGGAAGCTGACATGGGGAACGTTGTCCGCGCCGGTGTCGCGGTGGAGGCTGCCGGCCTCGACCAGCCCGCCCAGGCGGAAGGCGCGGCCGGGCTCGGGGTGCTGCGCCGCCACGTCGCTGGGCGAGCGGAAGAAGACGATGTTGTCCTGGAAGGCCGAGAGGGCCAGCGCCGAGGCGGTGCCGATGCCCAGCGCGCAAAGGGCCAGCACCCAGAGTCGGCGCGACTTGCGGGACAGGCTCAAGGCTGGCCCCCCCTCGCCCCGTCCAGCGCCGCCAGCCGCCGCCGCGCCTGCCCCTGCCGCCACAGCGCGCCGAGGGACAGCCCGCCCAGCAGGAGCGCGGCCGCCAGCCAGGCCAGCGTCACATGCCACCAGTGAAGGCTCACACCGTCTCTCCATCGAGGCGCCGCGCCCGCGCCAGGGACAGGGCCCGCACCCGCCGCTCCAGGATCGCGGCGCGGCTGCGCGTCAGCACGATCGCGGCGAAAAGCAGGGTGAAGCCCAGCGCATTCACCAGCAGCGGATAGAGCAGGTCCACATGCAGGCCGGGGGCGCCGAGCCGGGCCACCGAGGCGGGCTGGTGCAGCGTGTTCCACCAGTCCACCGAGAATTTCACGATCGGCAGGTTCACCGCCCCGACCAGGGCCAGGATGGCACCCATCCGCGCCCCGCGCTCCTCCTCCTCGAAGGCGCGCACCAGCGCGGCATGGCCGACCCAGAAGAAGAACAGCACCAGCACCGAGGTCAGCCGCGCGTCCCAGACCCACCAGGTGCCCCACATCGGCTTGCCCCAGAGGCTGCCGGTGACGAGGCACAGGCCGGTGACGGCGGCGCCGACCGGCGAAATCTCCCGCGCCACGATATCGGCCAGCGGATGCCGCCAGACCAGGCCGGAGAGCGAGGCCAGGGCCAGGGTGGCGTAGCCGCTCATCGCCAGCCAGGCCATCGGCACATGCACGTACATGATCCGCACCGTCTCCCCCTGCTGCCAGTCCGGCGGGGAGAAGACCAGCGCCCAGGGCACGCCGATGGCGAGCACGAGCACCGCCAGCCCCCAGAGGATGGGGTTCAGGCGCTCCGTCAGGCGCAGGAAGCGGCCCGGCTGGGCGAAGCGGTGCCAGCCGGCGGCCCGCTTTGCCGCGCCGGGGGCGGGAACGGGGGCCGGGGTGGGGGCGGAAGAGGCGCTCACCCTGCCTCTCTACGCCCTCGGGCCAATGGATTGAAGCGCCCGATGATCCGGGCTTGAGTGCGCGCTCGAAAAGCTGAACAGGGATTCCGCCATGCTGTTTGCCATTCGTTGCGAGGACAAGCCGGACGCGCTGGAGAAGCGCATGGAAACACGGCCGGCCCATCTGAACTGGCTGGAAAGCCACCAGAAGGACCTCCTCCTGGTCGGGCCGCTGCTGGACGGCGAGGGCAAGCCCAAGGGTAGCCTGCTGGTGGTGGAGATGCCCGACCGCGCCGCCGCCGAGGCCTTCGCCGCCGCCGACCCCTATGCCTTCGCCGGCGTCTTCGCCTCCACCACGGTCGAGCCCTTCCGCCTCGTCTTCAAGGACGGCGCGAAGGTCGGCTGAAATGCGCCACTGGCTGGTCAAGAGCGAGCCCGACGCCTTCTCCTGGGACCAGCAGGTCGCGAACGGCGTCGAGCCCTGGACCGGGGTGCGCAACGCGGTCGCGGCGCGCAACCTGCGAGAGATGGCGCTGGGCGACCGGGCCTTCTTCTACCATTCCAACATCGGCAAGGAGATCGTCGGCGTGGTCGAGGTGGTGCGCACCGCCTACCAGGACCCGACGGACGACACGGGCCGCTGGGTCTGCGTGGACGTGAAGGCACGGGGCCCGGTGCCGCGCAGGGTCACGCTGGCGGAGATCAAGGCCGACCCCCGCCTCGCCGAGCTGGCGCTGGTGCGGCAGTCGCGCCTCTCCGTCATGCCGGTGGGCGCGGAGCACTGGGCCATCCTCTGCGACATGGCGGGCTGGAAGGACGAAGCCAGCCGCGCTGCGTGACGCAGACGGCATGGCGGAGGGCGAGCGCCTGCTCTGCCATCTGGAGGACATCCCGGATGGCGGCGCGCGGGGCTTCCCGGCCTCGCCCGGCGGCTTCATCGGCCTGGTGGCGGTGCGGCGCGGCGGGCGGGTCTTCGTCTACCTGAATTCCTGCCCGCATATCGGCGTGCCGCTGGAGGTGCTGCCCGACCGCTTCCTGGACGGGCGGCGGGAACACGTCGTCTGCGCCCTGCACGGCGCCCGCTTCCGGATCGAGGACGGCTTCTGCGTCTCCGGCCCCTGCGCCGGGGATAGCCTGGAGGCCGTCCCGGCGGAAATCCGCGACGGCGCGGTGATCGTTCCGGCGGAAGCCGGCATCTGATCCGGACGGCGGAACGCATCCTTGGCCACCCCCGGGGGAGAGGCCCCGCCTCTCCACCCGGACCCCCTCACCGCCAGGACGCTGCGCGCCCTGGACCCGATAAGCTAGCACTGGCGGCAACCGTCAGCCTGAAACGCCGATCCTTCGGCACGGACGGATCTGGCGTCAGCAAAAGCCAACGAACCGGGGCCAGGGCTCGAAGAGTCCTGGCGGATGGGGGGTTACGGGGGCGAAGGCAGAGCCTCCCCCCCGGCCACGTATCCTGCCGCCGCGCGGATCGGAACACGGCTCCAATATCCTTGCTTCCCAAACTCCGCGTGGGCTACAGGAATAAAGTCAACGCCCATAGCAGCGTCTCTGGCTCCGGGACGAAGCCCCGCACCCGCCCAGGCGGATAAAGGGCTAAAACATTAAAATGCTAAAACCCTAAAACACTGTAACGGCACACATGGCGGACGGCCCCAATCCCGTGAAAGCGGGAACCGTCAGCGCGTCCAGCCCGGATACTCGCCGACATTGTCGCGGGTGACGAGCCTGGGCTGCATCAGGATCATCGGGTTCTCGGGCTTCTTGCCGGCCATGATGTCCCGCCCCGTTTCCACCGCCAGCTTGCCCATGGTGTAGGGGTCCTGGCTGGCCGAGGCCTGGATCTGCGTCTTGCCTTTCAGCGCACTGACGATATCCGGCGCACCGTCCACCGAGGTGATGACGATGCCGGTGCGGTTGAGCTGCCGCGCCGCGAGGTCGGAGCCGATCGCCTGCGGGTCGTTGATGGCGAAGACGCCCTGCACGTCGCTGAAGCGCGTCAGCAGCGCCTGCATCACGTTCAGCCCGCCGTCGCGGGAGCCCTTCGCATCCTGGTCGGAGGACAGCAGCTTCACCTCCGGATGCTTGGCCAGCTCCTCCTTGCAGCCTTTCACCCGGTCGATCACCGCCGAGACCTGCGGCCCGTTCTGGATGATCACGTTCCCCTTGCCGCCGATCTTGCCGATCATGTAGT from Roseomonas gilardii includes the following:
- a CDS encoding septal ring lytic transglycosylase RlpA family protein, with product MLATWNRAFLGLCLGTLALGTLVLPAPPGVFAASPVAVAANDGSVVELTRPTVRPPMGHPGEDRSGELRQGTAGLITFRIAGEPMANGMPYDPSDYIAASSVLPLGSTLRVKNLENGRITMVQVRDVAPQGSDRLIDLSNQGARAIGLTTAGAAVQIAPLAVPQADGSIRLGAGTGLAGQRAAPALSDRPREPG
- a CDS encoding YbaK/EbsC family protein, with protein sequence MSQRDSQRDNQGAQAAEAGGSVERVRQALLAAGHPDTIRGFPEGTRSATEAAAAVGCDVAQIAKSIVFRAGERPVLVIASGANRVDPVKVEAAIGLRVEPAKGRWVREVTGFAIGGVSPVGHLTPPLVLLDEDLFRLPRLWAAAGSPSHVFETGAEALLRLSGGQRALIREETPG
- the hemW gene encoding radical SAM family heme chaperone HemW is translated as MLAAARPAVPPGSAPDAEPLALYVHWPFCLAKCPYCDFNSHVRDRVDAARFGRALRAELAGEAARSGRRRLLSVFFGGGTPSLMPPDLVAGILEDARRLFDAPPELEVTLEANPTSVEAAKLRAFREAGVNRLSLGVQSLEEESLRFLGRQHSAGEAVAALEQARATFPRLSFDLIYARPGQSEASWRAELRRALALAADHLSLYQLTIEPGTRFATEHARGAFALPADDDAAAMYTATAEEAARFGLLPYEVSNYAKPGAESRHNLAYWRYGDYLGIGAGAHQRLELGGVLLAARRHRAPESWLSLVEREGHARVEETALAPEERGREALLMGLRLAEGIDPARVERRSGRPFADLVEPAVLEACLEEDYLRWSPEGRLIATTEGRLRLDAMLPALLR
- a CDS encoding GFA family protein; this encodes MDRVTGGCLCGRVRIVASGAPYRVGLCHCLDCRKHHGALFHASAIFPGDAVTVEGETRDYAGRFFCPRCGSTVFGRSGDEVELNLGSLDAPDRFTPTYESWIIRRESWLPPFPLARRYERDRDAGSRFEG
- the ccmI gene encoding c-type cytochrome biogenesis protein CcmI, producing MSWALFGIAALLCLSPFLFTLWRPAAPRGRREADLALYQAQRAELDGQLAEGRLDQGSHATALLELQRRILAAPAEAVLRQGSGQPVLWAALFLIPALGLGLYLWHGQPGLPSATLTERTESNAREEALLGQLRARVESLDPANPATRQGWLLLGNAERSRGHLPEAAQAWQKALAARFDPDLAGDTAELLAELDRPAEATALLQRALAERPADVRLRYLLGAIAIRQGEVAQGKAIWQALLDSAPPDAPWRAPLAEQLRRLP
- a CDS encoding cytochrome c-type biogenesis protein; this encodes MMRRLLPVLPLLAALLSLALSPAWAIDRPEDLLPDPAQEERAREIGRELRCMVCQNQSIEDSDADLAHQLRRIVREQVAAGRSDEEIVRFLHDRYGDFVLLRPPVNAATLLLWATPALALILGAGTVLLLRRRRPAPATALTEAERRRLAEIEGEARPAAGKGGAA
- a CDS encoding DsbE family thiol:disulfide interchange protein, which codes for MSGQTGPGAEGARFTGSTRSEVAEQPDPKRPDWHRRALLAVPLGLTAAAGLGFWGMLRGLRDGSYDPTGVPSALIGRPVPAMPLGPVEGMGEIPPLDVAALRGMERPVLVNFWASWCVPCTIEHPQLMQLAREGVPVYGVSYKDKAPEARAFLERRGNPFARLGADATGRVGIEWGVYGVPETYFVDRQGIIRWRWAGPVTPEVVEQDLRPLLRRYA
- a CDS encoding heme lyase CcmF/NrfE family subunit; amino-acid sequence: MTAELGHFALALACAIALAQSVLPLWGAQRGEARLIAAAPGLALSGLLAVAAAFGALLWCFASNDTSVLAVVQNSHSAKPMLYKLSGAWGNHEGSMVLWVLILGLCSGAVAVFGGDLPGALRARVLAVLGMISAGFLLFILATSNPFTRVWPAPMDGQGLNPVLQDPGLAFHPPILYAGYVGFAVTFAFAVAALIEGRVDAAWGRWVRPWALAAWSFLTLGIALGSWWAYYTLGWGGFWFWDPVENASLLPWLAGTALLHTAVVVEKREALKIWAVLLAILGFGMSLLGTFLVRSGVLNSVHAFASDPQRGVFILVLLALYLGGALALFAFRAPAMAPAGRFAPLSREGALVLNNLLLCSITAVVLVGTLYPMFADLVLHAKISVGPPFFNTALLPLVVPLVAATAAGPVLAWKRARAWPVVERLWWAALCALGAFLVTLWVAGERIGPAIGFAGAAWLVLGACADLAGRVALFSRPGGALARAARLPRAAWGAALAHAGLGVTLAGLAGMGLATDRLVALKPGGSTDFAGYEWRLDALRDVTGPNWTAREARLEVLRDGRTVTILTPQRRFFPLAQTTTGEAAIRTNAVTDLYAVMGEEGMGRVVLRLHHNTLAPWIWFGAVVMALGGALSLSDRRARVAAPARKPVAADKEAIA
- the ccmE gene encoding cytochrome c maturation protein CcmE; this encodes MSRKSRRLWVLALCALGIGTASALALSAFQDNIVFFRSPSDVAAQHPEPGRAFRLGGLVEAGSLHRDTGADNVPHVSFRVTDGQHTVAVRFAGVLPDLFREGQGVVTLGRLQPDGSFLASEVLAKHDESYMPPEVADALKRSGHWDPKKGDPPPAASWNTLSASPVKRGG
- a CDS encoding heme ABC transporter permease; translation: MSASSAPTPAPVPAPGAAKRAAGWHRFAQPGRFLRLTERLNPILWGLAVLVLAIGVPWALVFSPPDWQQGETVRIMYVHVPMAWLAMSGYATLALASLSGLVWRHPLADIVAREISPVGAAVTGLCLVTGSLWGKPMWGTWWVWDARLTSVLVLFFFWVGHAALVRAFEEEERGARMGAILALVGAVNLPIVKFSVDWWNTLHQPASVARLGAPGLHVDLLYPLLVNALGFTLLFAAIVLTRSRAAILERRVRALSLARARRLDGETV
- a CDS encoding YciI family protein, with amino-acid sequence MLFAIRCEDKPDALEKRMETRPAHLNWLESHQKDLLLVGPLLDGEGKPKGSLLVVEMPDRAAAEAFAAADPYAFAGVFASTTVEPFRLVFKDGAKVG
- a CDS encoding EVE domain-containing protein, with protein sequence MRHWLVKSEPDAFSWDQQVANGVEPWTGVRNAVAARNLREMALGDRAFFYHSNIGKEIVGVVEVVRTAYQDPTDDTGRWVCVDVKARGPVPRRVTLAEIKADPRLAELALVRQSRLSVMPVGAEHWAILCDMAGWKDEASRAA
- a CDS encoding Rieske (2Fe-2S) protein, which codes for MAEGERLLCHLEDIPDGGARGFPASPGGFIGLVAVRRGGRVFVYLNSCPHIGVPLEVLPDRFLDGRREHVVCALHGARFRIEDGFCVSGPCAGDSLEAVPAEIRDGAVIVPAEAGI